GCGGTGTTTTGTCAGCATTGGTTCCACCAAGTCTTTTATTTGTTATTTACGCTATGCTAACTCAAAACTCAGTATTGGATCTTTTTATGGCTGGGATCATCCCGGGTTTTCTTTTGGCCGTTCTATACGGCATTACAACTTTTATTTTGACTAGAATTAATCCTTCATTAGCTCCTGCTACCCCCAAAACATCATGGGCTGAGCGAATAAAGGGACTTCCATTGTTGTTAAGCATTTCGTTTTTGTTTGTATTTATGATCGGTGGTATGTATGTGGGTATGTTTACTCCTACTGAAGCAGGAGGGATGGGCGCATTAATCGTTTTGCTTATAGCGGCAATAAAAAGAAAGTTGTCATGGAGCGCAATAAAACAATCTTCACTGGAGACTGTATCGGTTGTAGTTATGATCGGAATGCTTATCATTGGCGCGAATATCTTCAATGTATTCTTGGCCATTACAGGAGTGCCCCAGGCAATCGCGTCATTTTTAACCAGCATTTCAACTTCCCCCTGGAGCATAATGATAATAGTTTTAACTGTATATATTATAATTGGGTTCTTCCTTGATGTTACGGCTGCGGTTATATTGACACTACCCATGTTTTATCCTGCGCTTGTAAGTGCCGGTTGGAATCCCATACACATTGGGGTATTGATCGTCTTTACGATTATAATAGGCGGGATTACTCCGCCATTTGGCATGACGGTCTTTGCTCTTAGTGGAACAACTAAAATCCCGGCGGCGCAAATCTTTCGCGGTGCTTTACCATATCTTGGAGCCTTATTTGCCTGCATTATACTCATCTTGATATTTCCTGAACTATCTTTATGGATCCCCAGCAGTATGAAATGAGATCACTGCGGAGCACTCTATGGTCAAGACTTTTCTTAAAGCTTTACTGCCTTTCACCATAAAATATTAGTTTGTACCCGGCGCCGGTTGAATATACCGGTTTCGACAAGGCCAATGTCAAGGCTCAGCTTTGCCAGCCGAAGCCGACCTTGACATTGGCGTCCTCCCCAGGTCAATCAGGAATACCAGCCCGATACATTATTATATGACCTTATAATTGTATGAACCCTTTTTTACACAACTATGCGGACTTTAATTAGAATTTGAATTTATCAGCGAAAAATTTTTACGTATATTGCCGTATATGTTCGCGATTTGACACATTTTTATTACCGATGCTACTATCAACTTGTAATCAATACTGTTGCAGAGAAACTTTGTAAATAATTAGGGTGTTGTAAGGAATGGATTATTGCCAAATATCTATAATTTTAATTTAAATGTTTTTTGTTATTTAAATTAATAAATAATCCATTTTGAGATTAAATTAAATACTAAAATAATTCGGAAAGGAAGGTTATTACAATGGGTGAATTAAAAGGTTTTTGTCATCCTTTATCACCGGGAGGTAAAAGCCAGCTGATTGGAGGACCCCCCTGGCATTTTGTATCAGAACAAATGATAATAACCTATCGGGCTGAACCGGGTCAGGTCAGCAAATTTATCCCCGAACCGCTTAAGCCATCTACAATTGAACCGAATGGCTGCTGCGTGCGGATTAACTCCTTTGTTTCAGTATGGGATAGTGAGAAGGAAATGCTGTTTACAAACCCGGAAAGATGCAATTTTAAAGAAGGTTTTATCGATATTCATTGCAATTATCAAGGCGAAGAAGCTAAGAAGCTTGCATTTATCTGGGTTGACAATGACTTTACATTATTAAGAGGATGGTTTATGGGGGCTCCCAAAAAGCTCGGCAAAATATACACCAGCTATGAAAAACGGCATCTCCATGAACTGAATCCTGCTATCGGCAAATTTGGAACCGGTTCAAAAATCAAAGGCATTGTTACTGCTCATGCCGACAGGTTGATAACCGCCAGCATGACATTGGGTAAAAAGATAACCGCTGAAGAGCTTCCTGCATCATTGAAATGCAAGATGTTTAATATAATTCACTTTCCTAATATTGCGATTGGTGCGGATAAACCTATGGTTAATTGTTTAGTACAAGATGTTACTACGGCAAATATCGGCGAAGTATGGGAAGCGAAAGATGCCGCGCTCATTTTCAATGAATCAGATATCGAAGAACACATTTTACTTAAACCAAAAGAGATCACGGGAGCTTATTTCATGAGTTTAGGAATTACCTTCCATGGAGTCCAGATTATACATGATTATAACAAATCAGCGGAGCGAGGCATTAACCTGCGCTAAAAGATTGATACCTGCAAACAAAGGAAGTGGTATTTTTGAATAACGCAAACGAAATCAAGACAGATGTTTTAGTAATTGGCGGTGGCATGGCCGGCTGCAGGGCTGCGCTTGAAGCCGTTGGCAATAATGTTAAAGTTACTATGGTCATGAAAACAGGCATAGGAAAAGGCGGAGCTACTGGCCCTTATTGGTATGGGGGGATGAGCCTGCCAACCGGTGATACTGATCCCCAGGATAACCCCGAAGAAATGTACAAAGACATTGTCCGTTCAGCCTGGGGGATGTGTGATGAAAAATTAGCCAAGATACTGGCGTACGAAATAGTCGACAGATATAACGATTTGGAAAGATGGGGCTTTTCTCCACCCAACAAAGTTGACGGTAAGTTTCATCAACACAAGGCCTGTTTTGCAACCAGGCCAAGAGCAATTACCATGTTTGGTTTCTCGCCCACAGCTATTGAAATCCTTAAACAACAGGTAGAAAAACACAGTATTACGGTAAGGGACGACATAGCAATTGTAAGTCTTTTGACCAGAGGCAAGTCTTGCGTCGGGGCCCTGGGTATAGATAAAAAAGGAGAATTCCATGTTTTCAAGGCGAAGTCGACAATATTGGCAACCGGTGGTGCAGCAGGAATATTTCCGCCTCGCTATGATCCCCAGGCGGCAGGGGCCGGCTATGTCATGGGATACCGGGCTGGTGCGGACCTGATAAACATGGAATTCATACAAATGTTTGCCAAGCTGCCGTTGGATTTTCCTGTAATCCCTTATTTCTTAAACCCTGAAATGTATAATGCATTGGGAGACAGGTTTTTCCCCAGATATTTGCCTCAAGATGTCCCCCTGGAAAAATGTCTCTATGAAAGGATGGGGCACGTTCCATTCAGTACGAGCGATGACGGGAAGCATATCGATATTGCCATTTATAAAGAGCTGCTGGAAGGAAGAGGGACCAAAGAAGGGTGCGTGGTTCTCGATTTCACCAAGGTAGCAAAACAGAACGCTCTAAAAGAGGCGGAAAAGCTTGGACTAAGCCACATGTTTGGGCCCTTTATGGACTTGATTTTAGCTAAGACCCACGCGGTCCGGCCCGACGCTCATGCTTTTAATGGCGGCTTAAAGATTAATGAAAAGGCGGAAACATGCATTGAGGGGTTGTATGCGGCCGGCGAGACTGCGGGAGGTCCTCATGGAGCTGATCGCCTGGGAGGAAACATGATTGCTGCTTGCCTGGTATTTGGGGCCAGAGCAGGCAAATACGCTGCGGAAAGAGCAAGACGCGCTGATTATATGGAAATCGATAAAGACCAATTAAATGAAGAACGTTATAAATACAGCAACATTCTGAAAAGCAAAGGGAATTTAAGGGTATCAGATTTAGAAAACCAGATACGTACGCTTATGTGGAGGAGCTGCCTTATTGTTCGCAATAAAGAAGGTCTTGAGAGGTGCATCAAGGAGTTAAAACGTATTAAAAATGAGGACCTGCCAAGATTATCACTTGATAGCGATGGTGAAATCTTCAGAGCAGTATCAATTCCAAGTATGCTTGATGCGAGCCTTATTGTGGCGTGGGCGGCCTTGCAGAGGACGGAAAGCAGGGGCG
The DNA window shown above is from Peptococcaceae bacterium and carries:
- a CDS encoding acetoacetate decarboxylase family protein yields the protein MGELKGFCHPLSPGGKSQLIGGPPWHFVSEQMIITYRAEPGQVSKFIPEPLKPSTIEPNGCCVRINSFVSVWDSEKEMLFTNPERCNFKEGFIDIHCNYQGEEAKKLAFIWVDNDFTLLRGWFMGAPKKLGKIYTSYEKRHLHELNPAIGKFGTGSKIKGIVTAHADRLITASMTLGKKITAEELPASLKCKMFNIIHFPNIAIGADKPMVNCLVQDVTTANIGEVWEAKDAALIFNESDIEEHILLKPKEITGAYFMSLGITFHGVQIIHDYNKSAERGINLR
- a CDS encoding TRAP transporter large permease, which gives rise to MNSLMIGILGIVVLLLLIMLRVPIAFTFFAVGFVGTWIVKGINPAINVLGTSPFQTLQQTGWTVIPLFVCMGALTQYTGIASEFFEGVKRWIGHFRGGLLYSIIMANTAFGACCGAIIAAVVTFSSISLPETRKAKYSDTITLGCIVTSGVLSALVPPSLLFVIYAMLTQNSVLDLFMAGIIPGFLLAVLYGITTFILTRINPSLAPATPKTSWAERIKGLPLLLSISFLFVFMIGGMYVGMFTPTEAGGMGALIVLLIAAIKRKLSWSAIKQSSLETVSVVVMIGMLIIGANIFNVFLAITGVPQAIASFLTSISTSPWSIMIIVLTVYIIIGFFLDVTAAVILTLPMFYPALVSAGWNPIHIGVLIVFTIIIGGITPPFGMTVFALSGTTKIPAAQIFRGALPYLGALFACIILILIFPELSLWIPSSMK
- a CDS encoding FAD-binding protein, with product MNNANEIKTDVLVIGGGMAGCRAALEAVGNNVKVTMVMKTGIGKGGATGPYWYGGMSLPTGDTDPQDNPEEMYKDIVRSAWGMCDEKLAKILAYEIVDRYNDLERWGFSPPNKVDGKFHQHKACFATRPRAITMFGFSPTAIEILKQQVEKHSITVRDDIAIVSLLTRGKSCVGALGIDKKGEFHVFKAKSTILATGGAAGIFPPRYDPQAAGAGYVMGYRAGADLINMEFIQMFAKLPLDFPVIPYFLNPEMYNALGDRFFPRYLPQDVPLEKCLYERMGHVPFSTSDDGKHIDIAIYKELLEGRGTKEGCVVLDFTKVAKQNALKEAEKLGLSHMFGPFMDLILAKTHAVRPDAHAFNGGLKINEKAETCIEGLYAAGETAGGPHGADRLGGNMIAACLVFGARAGKYAAERARRADYMEIDKDQLNEERYKYSNILKSKGNLRVSDLENQIRTLMWRSCLIVRNKEGLERCIKELKRIKNEDLPRLSLDSDGEIFRAVSIPSMLDASLIVAWAALQRTESRGGHYREDFPERDDVNMNKLIVINKAVFNIDG